One Oncorhynchus kisutch isolate 150728-3 linkage group LG30, Okis_V2, whole genome shotgun sequence genomic window, GATTCAAATCCCAACAGaatacatttcagtgtgttattcgTATTGGAACCTTGATCCCtagcaatttgactggtaaactcctACATTTATGTGGCTCATATTCAGTAATATACATAGTTGACCATATTCACTGACTAAATTATGTTTCTGTTCTGAAGAAGATATCGCAGCTTGTTATTGATGTTGATCTGGTGTGATTTGTGTGGCCTTCCAGGTAAATTTCAGGCAGTGAGGGCACTGACGGTAGTGGGCATAGTCCTGGGTGTTATTGGGGCGATGATAGCCCTGTTCTCGCTCAATTGCTATAAAATGGGCAGCATGGAGGATTCCTCCAAAGCCAAGATGACCCTTACTGCAGGGGTCACATTCATCATTGCAGGTAGGGGGACAAGAAAGGTTTATTTATCAATGCATGTTGCTTGGAGAACAGCAATTCAATTAGttatttctatctctctctctgaatttcTTTGGCGATTTATGTGTAACCACCCAAGTCCTCACTACATCAATTGTTAAAATAAATGTACAATTCCAATTTTAGCAGCGTGCCTTTGTTAAACACTCCTATTGCCACTGATCGGATCaattctcctctcttcccctctcagtTATTTGTGCCATTGCTGGAGCTTCCATCTATGCCAACCCGATAGTGTCCAGTTTCACGATGACCGCCTACAACCCCAACTACAGAGGAGGGATTGGAAAGGGGATGGGAGGGAATATGATGCAGAGGTAAGAGTGGATGTCGTGTATCTGTATTTCCATATTTGGTCAGGGTTTTGGTATAGACAGGTGAGTCAGGGTCTCTCTATAGACAGGTGAGTTAATTCCTGACTGTGCTTCTTCTCTGTGCCACGTTTGGCTCCGCCCTCTTTGTTGCCTGGACAGGTGCAGCTTTCTGTTATTGGGTGGGATTCCGAAGTGTGTGGCCTTCAGGGGACTGCAACCAGACAAGTCAACGTTAGCTCTAAATCTTTCCTAATTTTCTAGGTTTTCAGTatgtaaaaatatacattttgtgaATACTTTTTCCCACAGTAAAAAAGGAGTCCCttacaaagccccccccccccacaggccAGTCAATAATCACCACCATCCAGAGGCTGGGAAGAGAGACAACCAAAAATGTATAATTCTTGTTATATTCTGCATTAAGGATAGGGGTAGGTCTTTAAATGTTGCTCGAATATAGTGCTAGATTCAATAGAAGAGTTTTCATACATTTTACTGCATGTTATTTAAAAATGTGTTCTGTTGTGGTTGAAAGTGGGCTCCATTTTTATACTGGCAATAACCATTCGTTTCAAGCTTGGTTTATTGATGAAGCTTTCATTTGTACAATGTAATGAACCAAATAAATCTTTAAAACCCCTCTATGTATCAAAAGCGTATTTTATGCATTTCAAATGGCCTACCATAACATTTGAGTTAAACTGAGTAGTAGAATATACTCATAGCGTACCTGGAAATTATCAACATGTGATACTATtttcttccactagatgtcatgaATGTTACACCTATTGGCAAATCAAAGCTACCCTCCATGTCAGACATATGCCTTTCTTTCCTTTTTGGTTTTCGTGATTGTCAGACTACCAGAAATATGCAACACAGCACAATTAATTAAATGCAGCGTGTGTGCGAACAGATGACACAACCCATAAAAAAATTATAACATGGAGACATTTTATTCATTGCAGTGTTTTTCCTCCCCAATTCTAAATCACACACTGGGGAATCCAGTCTCTCTCCACTGCAAGATGCCCAGAGTGACACACAGGGACATCGGGTCTCACATCCCAAAATGTGGTTTACTGTGAGGCCTTCACTAATGTGTTCCTCCCCGAAACATCTGCATGAAGCGAACGACTTGGACCCCACCCACCTAAAGATCCCAcaagtaatatatatttttttaaaccacaGAGACAACTGACAGATGGGAGAACAAAAAAGGTAACAAGCAGTGAACATCTTTAGTCTTTCTTTGGCTACTTCATTCCAATTTTGATGTTAATGACAGGTATGTTCAGGTACTTTACAAATCTATAAAACAGCCGTTTAACATCCTGGCACATGTCAGTTCACAAAATCTACGGACGAAGTTCATGATTTTCAGGTActacaaaaaataaaaatacaatagtGCAGTACCTTTAAACAATAAAATCCAAAAACagtgcacaaaaaaaaaaaagtgatgaGTACTACAAATCTGTATTATATACTTCCAACTTCTCGCTCAGGAATTCTTCCACACTATCCGTGTTCCACTTGAGGATGCTGAGTTCTTCAGCAATGTTCCCGTTATCATCCAGCAGCTTTAGTATAGGGTCT contains:
- the LOC109874920 gene encoding claudin-18-like, with amino-acid sequence MEQKQAQEYPTHPSLMIHEGTRVASDPLKNCLRELPDSFEGKFQAVRALTVVGIVLGVIGAMIALFSLNCYKMGSMEDSSKAKMTLTAGVTFIIAVICAIAGASIYANPIVSSFTMTAYNPNYRGGIGKGMGGNMMQRCSFLLLGGIPKCVAFRGLQPDKSTLALNLS